TGAAAAATCCCTGTCGCCTTCCATTTGGACTGCTTCTTGAAGCGGGTTGAAGTGGACTGCAAGCGCATCCAGCTCCAATTTTTTTACTGCGCCTTCAATTCCCTTTACTCCCATCTGCGGCAGGTTCACTGCGCCCACGTTGCCAATTATTGGTATGTCAGGCGCAACGTCCCTGACTTTATACGTTGAAGTGAATTCCGGCGACTTGAGCATTGCCCTCATGGAGCCAAACGAGAAGGCGACTTGGTTTTCCTGCGCAGCCTTGGCAAGCTTTTGGTTAATCTGCCCCGCACCCTCATAGCCGCCAGTCATTGAGTCAATCATTATCGGGGCGGAAAGCTTCTTGCCAAATAACTGCAGGCTTGTGTCGATTTTTGCAAAGTCAAGGTCCGGCATTGCACAGTGGACAAAATCAATGTCGTCAAAACCGGTTGCCTTCCTGTACTCTACGTCCTTGGTCTCGACTATTTTCACGTGCTGCGCTTTCCTTGATTTTATCGTCCTTTCAACCATTTTTAGCACCTTCAATTCGCCGTCTGGCTTGTGCCAATAAAGGCACCTGACTTTTTGTTTATGCTTTTGGTTGCACAGGTTTTAAGGCTTTGGAATCGCTTTGTGCTTTG
This DNA window, taken from Candidatus Parvarchaeota archaeon, encodes the following:
- a CDS encoding type 2 isopentenyl-diphosphate Delta-isomerase, with translation MVERTIKSRKAQHVKIVETKDVEYRKATGFDDIDFVHCAMPDLDFAKIDTSLQLFGKKLSAPIMIDSMTGGYEGAGQINQKLAKAAQENQVAFSFGSMRAMLKSPEFTSTYKVRDVAPDIPIIGNVGAVNLPQMGVKGIEGAVKKLELDALAVHFNPLQEAVQMEGDRDFS